In Subdoligranulum variabile, the genomic stretch CGGGTAAATCCCCCCGCGGCAGGGACGGCAGCAGGCAAAGGAGAAAAAAATGATCAATGTAATTGGTTTGGGTTATATCGGACTGCCCACCGCGCTGATGATGGCTTCCCACGGTGTGGAAGTGGTGGGCACGGACTACAATGCCGAACTGGTGGCTACGCTGAACCACGGCCACACCACCTTCAAGGAGAAGGGCCTGGATGAACTGTTCCGGAACGCCCTGCAGGCCGGCATCCGCTTTACCACCGAGTATCAGAAGACCGATACCTACATCATCTCGGTGCCCACCCCCTACGACAAGTTCAGCAAGAAGGTGGACGCCTGCTATGTGGTGGCTGCCGTAAAGAGCGTCATGGAAGTCTGCCCCAAGGGGGCCACGGTGGTCATCGAGTCCACCGTTTCCCCCGGCACCATCGACAAGTTCGTGCGGCCGGTCATCGAGGCGGACGGCTTCCGCATCGGCCAGGACATTCACCTGGTCCACGCCCCCGAGCGCATCATCCCCGGCAACATGGTCTATGAGCTGCTGCACAACAACCGCACCATCGGCGCCGACGAGCGCGACATCGGCGAACAGGTCAAAAAGCTCTATGCTTCCTTCTGCCAGGGGGAGATCGTCGTCACCGACATCCGCACCGCCGAGATGACCAAGGTGGTGGAAAATACCTTCCGCGCCGTCAACATCGCCTTTGCCAATGAGCTGGCCAAGATCTGCCGCCATGACAACATGGATGTCTACGAGATCATCCGTATCTGCAACATGCATCCCCGGGTCAACATCCTGCAGCCCGGCCCCGGCGTGGGCGGCCACTGCATCAGCGTGGACCCGTGGTTCCTGGTGGGGGATTATCCCAGCCTGGCCAAGGTCATCGATGAGTCGATGAAAACCAACGACGGCATGCCGGATTTTGTGCTGGGGCGCATCCACACCATCATGAAGGAAAAGGGAATGACCGACATCGGCCGGGTGGGCCTGTACGGTCTGACCTACAAGGAAAACGTGGATGATATGCGGGAATCCCCCACGCTGCAGCTGCTGGAAAGCCAGGAACGGCATCTGGCACCCACCCTCAAGGTCTATGATCCCTTCATCCGGCAGGACGTGGTGGAACACCAGTACCATGATCTGGATGCCTTCCTGGCAGATGTGGACTTTGTGGTCATCATGGTCAAGCATGACGAGATCCGGGACAACATGGACAAGCTCGCCGGCAAGATCGTTCTGGACTGCCACAACATCTGCCATCTGCCCGGCGTCTATCACCTGTAAATGAAAGAGGCGGTCTGCTCCATGAAAAAGGTCATGCTGGTTTTCGGCACTCGGCCCGAAGCCATCAAAATGTGCCCCCTGGTCAATGAACTCAAGGGGCGTTCCGGCATCCGGACGCTGGTCTGCGTCACCGGCCAGCACCGCCAGATGCTGGACCAGGTGCTGGAAGCCTTCCGGGTGGTGCCGGATTACGATCTGTCCATCATGAAGGACCGCCAGACCCTCTTCGATGTGACCACCAGCATCCTGAACCGCATCAAACCGGTGCTGGAACAGGAACGCCCCGATGTGGTGCTGGTCCACGGCGATACCTCCACCACCTTTGCCACCGCCCTGGCCTGCTTCTATCTGC encodes the following:
- a CDS encoding nucleotide sugar dehydrogenase, with protein sequence MINVIGLGYIGLPTALMMASHGVEVVGTDYNAELVATLNHGHTTFKEKGLDELFRNALQAGIRFTTEYQKTDTYIISVPTPYDKFSKKVDACYVVAAVKSVMEVCPKGATVVIESTVSPGTIDKFVRPVIEADGFRIGQDIHLVHAPERIIPGNMVYELLHNNRTIGADERDIGEQVKKLYASFCQGEIVVTDIRTAEMTKVVENTFRAVNIAFANELAKICRHDNMDVYEIIRICNMHPRVNILQPGPGVGGHCISVDPWFLVGDYPSLAKVIDESMKTNDGMPDFVLGRIHTIMKEKGMTDIGRVGLYGLTYKENVDDMRESPTLQLLESQERHLAPTLKVYDPFIRQDVVEHQYHDLDAFLADVDFVVIMVKHDEIRDNMDKLAGKIVLDCHNICHLPGVYHL